From Rickettsiales bacterium, a single genomic window includes:
- a CDS encoding type II toxin-antitoxin system prevent-host-death family antitoxin, giving the protein MTTIVTASEFQKNFGQYKELAQREPVSVTSNGRESVVLLSAAEYKEFETFKQSRYAYNGGVTDDFKADVDAFMGKHSDVLDGLAK; this is encoded by the coding sequence ATGACAACGATAGTAACAGCATCTGAGTTTCAGAAGAATTTTGGTCAGTATAAAGAACTGGCACAACGTGAACCCGTCAGCGTCACCAGTAATGGTCGTGAAAGTGTTGTGCTACTTTCCGCTGCGGAATACAAGGAATTTGAGACATTTAAACAATCTCGCTATGCGTATAATGGCGGCGTCACCGATGATTTTAAAGCGGATGTGGATGCCTTTATGGGCAAACATAGTGATGTGCTGGATGGGCTTGCCAAGTGA
- the fliQ gene encoding flagellar biosynthesis protein FliQ, translating into MGTNEVLEVIRDGIYVLIIISAPIMITALIVGLIIALMQALTQIQEATLTFVPKVLAMLLVLVLTLPFMVEQLTSYNHRLYERIANIE; encoded by the coding sequence ATGGGAACAAATGAGGTATTAGAAGTTATACGTGACGGTATATATGTGCTTATAATTATTTCCGCGCCAATAATGATCACGGCTTTAATTGTTGGGTTGATTATAGCTTTGATGCAGGCTCTTACTCAGATTCAAGAAGCTACCCTTACTTTTGTTCCTAAGGTGCTAGCGATGTTATTAGTGTTGGTGCTTACCTTGCCATTTATGGTGGAGCAGCTCACATCTTATAATCATCGGTTATATGAGAGAATAGCTAATATAGAATAG
- the fliE gene encoding flagellar hook-basal body complex protein FliE — translation MSINTLSANNAYLNQLKLRNDITDAAYQEENAKTSFYDLLKDGVQDVIDTQRNAEELSMEAITGKVDLSELVTAVSDAELSLNTVVAIRDKVISAYQDIIRMPI, via the coding sequence ATGAGCATAAATACATTATCCGCTAATAACGCTTATCTTAATCAATTAAAGTTGCGTAATGATATTACGGACGCGGCGTATCAAGAAGAGAACGCTAAAACTTCCTTTTATGACTTGCTAAAAGATGGTGTGCAGGATGTTATAGATACTCAACGTAACGCGGAAGAGCTTAGTATGGAAGCGATTACCGGTAAGGTTGATTTATCGGAGTTGGTGACGGCTGTAAGTGACGCTGAGCTTTCGCTTAATACGGTGGTTGCGATTCGTGATAAGGTGATAAGCGCTTATCAGGATATAATAAGGATGCCAATATAG
- the flgC gene encoding flagellar basal body rod protein FlgC, translating to MQLSDSLAIAASGMKAQGDRLRVVAENIANAGSTGSKPGEEPYRRKIVTFHSQLDRELGVNTVEISERSYDMSDFMKKYEPTHPAADEQGYVLYPNVNTIVEMMDMREARRGYEANMNIIEVSKSMLSRTIDLLR from the coding sequence ATGCAGTTATCGGATTCTTTAGCAATAGCCGCCTCTGGGATGAAAGCGCAGGGTGATCGTTTACGAGTGGTCGCTGAGAATATCGCTAACGCTGGGTCAACGGGTAGTAAACCCGGTGAGGAACCTTATCGCCGTAAGATAGTTACTTTTCATAGTCAGCTTGATAGAGAATTAGGTGTAAATACCGTAGAAATAAGCGAGCGTTCCTATGATATGTCAGACTTTATGAAGAAATATGAGCCTACTCATCCGGCGGCGGATGAGCAGGGTTATGTTTTATATCCTAACGTTAATACCATAGTGGAAATGATGGATATGCGAGAAGCCAGAAGAGGTTATGAGGCTAATATGAACATCATTGAAGTGTCAAAATCAATGCTATCACGCACTATTGATTTACTTAGGTAG
- the flgB gene encoding flagellar basal body rod protein FlgB produces MSFTSVPIFDAMKAKLGYLSARQGVLAQNVANADTPDYKAKDLRTPDFRRTLSKELAHVPMETTNKKHLTGSSSGHSKFRIVNRESTYELNPTGNNVSIEEEMSKVASNYMEYQKTINLYRKSVELFKIAIGKSNG; encoded by the coding sequence ATGAGTTTTACATCTGTTCCTATATTTGACGCTATGAAAGCGAAGCTTGGCTACTTGTCGGCAAGGCAAGGTGTTCTGGCACAAAATGTAGCGAACGCTGATACTCCTGACTATAAGGCTAAGGATTTGCGCACTCCAGATTTTAGGCGCACCTTGTCAAAAGAATTAGCTCATGTTCCTATGGAGACTACCAACAAGAAGCATTTAACTGGCTCTTCTAGCGGTCATTCTAAGTTCCGTATTGTAAATAGAGAATCAACATACGAGTTGAATCCTACGGGGAACAATGTTTCTATTGAGGAGGAAATGTCCAAAGTAGCTAGTAATTATATGGAATATCAGAAAACTATCAATTTATATCGTAAATCAGTTGAGTTGTTTAAGATAGCGATAGGAAAATCTAACGGTTAG
- a CDS encoding secretin N-terminal domain-containing protein has product MRQTVSRLIMILSCTALISSCNPWDSSSLDDLDVIDRDASLNRSDFRDMRNIESFKKDEVANANNIVEPPIPDLAEILTAPPKPKIGETKLVSLAVTDDVPLKDVLFELARLAKVDIDVDAGITGGVSLRATDRPFNEVIDRIADMAGLRYNMKNGVLRIERDTPYIQLYSLDLLNNERSSSASISTGTIAGSSTGGGNNTESSNSGSQSNITSKADSDFWKKFEAGIAQILSYTPAKRSSAVASSSHPAPAAPASGDTEYDPSITPLQSQVTANPTSNSSISQASDTSGNKVFYVVNRQASTLTVAATERQHKLIKKFLKKIEKNTSSQVLIEAKVVEVNLNDTYRSGIDWNNFGGKSINFSQSTADTVSSSIIAGVPTLTLLKNDILSSGVNLSSAVKLLNEFGTVRALSSPRLNAVNNQQAVLSFVEDIVYYDVDLTSTPSTTTGTVTTPGTVTATSERRTEPVGIILNLQPSINTDSGEVTLSIRPTIKRFVKFVQDPGFKINLALATQTSGLPDDVLRTLSQVTSESPQIETRELDSIVKIKSGQTLVIGGLLEDKISNTDSGVPYASEIPLFGNLFKSVDKQNSKKELVIFIRATIIGSNGSATSYDKSLYQKFIQDPRPLEF; this is encoded by the coding sequence GTGAGACAAACTGTTAGTAGGTTGATAATGATATTGTCCTGTACGGCCTTGATCTCCAGCTGTAACCCTTGGGACAGTTCCTCACTTGACGATCTTGATGTCATAGATCGTGACGCGTCACTCAACCGTAGTGACTTTCGTGATATGCGTAATATAGAGAGCTTCAAAAAAGACGAAGTCGCAAACGCCAATAACATTGTAGAACCACCAATACCAGATCTTGCGGAAATACTTACAGCACCACCTAAACCTAAAATTGGTGAGACTAAACTTGTATCACTAGCGGTTACCGATGATGTCCCACTTAAGGACGTTCTGTTTGAGCTTGCGCGCCTTGCTAAAGTTGATATTGATGTTGACGCTGGAATCACTGGTGGTGTGTCGCTACGCGCGACCGACCGCCCATTTAATGAGGTTATAGATCGTATCGCTGACATGGCGGGTCTTCGTTACAACATGAAAAATGGGGTTTTAAGAATAGAACGTGATACGCCATATATACAGCTTTACTCACTAGATCTATTAAATAACGAGCGCAGCTCCAGCGCCAGCATAAGTACAGGAACAATAGCTGGTTCTTCCACTGGGGGCGGCAATAACACAGAATCCTCTAACTCCGGCTCACAGTCAAATATTACCTCAAAAGCTGACAGTGATTTCTGGAAAAAATTTGAAGCGGGTATCGCACAAATTCTCTCATATACACCAGCCAAACGCAGCTCCGCTGTCGCCTCGTCATCTCATCCCGCTCCAGCGGCTCCCGCTTCAGGTGACACCGAGTATGACCCTTCAATAACTCCTTTACAAAGTCAAGTAACAGCTAACCCCACTTCAAATTCTAGCATTTCTCAAGCTTCTGACACCTCAGGTAATAAAGTTTTTTATGTGGTTAACCGCCAAGCATCTACTCTTACTGTTGCTGCTACCGAAAGACAACATAAACTCATCAAAAAATTTCTGAAAAAAATAGAGAAGAACACCTCGTCGCAAGTATTAATTGAAGCAAAAGTAGTTGAGGTTAATCTCAATGATACTTACAGAAGCGGTATTGACTGGAATAATTTTGGTGGCAAAAGTATAAACTTTTCTCAAAGTACAGCTGATACCGTAAGCTCCAGCATTATCGCTGGCGTTCCAACCCTTACCCTACTTAAAAACGACATATTAAGCTCAGGTGTTAATTTATCTTCCGCCGTAAAATTGCTTAATGAGTTTGGTACAGTCCGTGCCTTATCCAGTCCACGTCTAAACGCTGTTAACAACCAACAAGCTGTGCTTAGTTTTGTTGAGGATATAGTTTATTACGATGTTGACCTTACTTCTACACCTTCAACCACTACCGGAACTGTTACCACACCAGGTACCGTTACCGCTACTAGCGAAAGAAGGACAGAACCTGTTGGTATAATACTTAACCTGCAACCTTCTATAAATACCGATAGTGGTGAGGTTACGCTAAGCATAAGACCAACTATAAAACGCTTTGTAAAATTTGTACAAGACCCTGGATTTAAGATTAATCTAGCTCTCGCCACTCAAACCTCCGGTCTTCCTGATGACGTTCTGCGCACACTTTCTCAAGTCACTAGCGAGTCACCACAAATAGAGACTAGGGAACTTGACTCCATAGTTAAAATAAAAAGTGGACAAACTCTTGTTATAGGCGGTTTATTAGAGGATAAAATATCAAATACCGATAGCGGCGTTCCTTATGCCAGCGAAATACCATTATTTGGAAATCTGTTCAAATCAGTGGATAAACAGAACTCTAAAAAAGAATTGGTAATATTTATTCGTGCCACAATAATTGGAAGTAATGGTAGCGCCACTTCCTACGATAAATCGCTATATCAGAAATTTATTCAGGATCCACGTCCTCTGGAATTCTAG
- a CDS encoding YqgE/AlgH family protein, protein MIKNIKIAESIAAPLTRNKSGGYDKSATKGSLAGKFLVASPSLQESCFTRAVIYMCVHDESGAMGIIVNYPIENIKIDDIMEQVGLKTDKNYGLPVHFGGPVESNRGFIVHSDKPDIAGIIAKYDGIAVSSNIDILQNIIDDKGPDKCLISLGYAGWTAGQLESEMESGSWIVVSATQNLLFDTENEMKWELAIASLGFDVGNFSNSVGHA, encoded by the coding sequence ATGATTAAAAATATAAAAATAGCTGAGAGCATAGCTGCTCCTTTAACCAGAAATAAAAGCGGTGGTTACGATAAGTCAGCCACTAAGGGTTCTTTGGCTGGAAAATTTCTGGTAGCCTCACCATCATTACAAGAGTCTTGCTTTACCAGAGCGGTGATTTATATGTGTGTCCATGATGAGTCGGGTGCTATGGGAATCATAGTGAATTACCCGATAGAAAATATAAAAATAGATGATATTATGGAGCAGGTCGGTCTTAAAACCGATAAAAATTATGGGCTTCCTGTCCATTTTGGTGGTCCCGTTGAGAGCAATCGTGGCTTTATAGTTCACAGCGATAAACCCGATATAGCGGGTATTATAGCTAAATATGATGGAATAGCGGTGAGCTCCAACATTGATATATTACAAAACATAATTGACGATAAAGGTCCTGATAAATGCCTTATCAGTCTTGGCTATGCTGGATGGACTGCCGGACAGCTTGAATCAGAAATGGAAAGTGGTAGTTGGATAGTGGTATCAGCGACTCAGAACTTACTGTTTGATACTGAAAACGAGATGAAATGGGAGCTGGCGATAGCTTCTCTTGGTTTTGATGTCGGAAATTTTTCTAATTCGGTCGGTCACGCCTAA
- a CDS encoding ABC transporter transmembrane domain-containing protein has translation MRNSKNNSELLKRPKGSIKNLLPLLRYLRPYRMQVAGALLALLFAASAVLGMGSGLRYLVDNGLSKGDVELLDRSFFILLVITFLLAIASYARFFLVSWIGEKVVADIRNDVYRHLISMDMEYFEKARTGELLSRLTTDTTLLQVVIGSSISVAARNTILFFGGFVLLLITSIKLAAYLLVMVPVVVVPIIVFGRKVRFFGHKSQEKVANISAHAEESLNSIRTIQSFTLEEYEKERFAVLVGDTLDAASKRIRSRSLLTAIVIMLVFGAIATVLWLGGHDVLSGDMSGGQLSAFVFYSVIVAGAVGAISEVIADLQRAAGAGERLVELLNISPSINFYDNKSDNDLLPLKEANIEFSDVKFFYPTRTDKPAISDFSLDVKAGQTIALVGASGAGKSTVFQLMLRFYDPKSGKINLNGRDIRDLSLRNLRSIIGIVPQDPVIFSATAKDNIKIGNINASDEDVIKAAHMARAMEFLEKLPEGLNSHLGEKGIRLSGGQKQRIAIARAIVRNPKILLLDEATSALDSENEYYIQQALDEVIKERTTFVIAHRLSTIIKADKIILMNDGKIEATGTHDELLKKSELYARLARLQFKSAA, from the coding sequence GTGAGAAATAGTAAAAATAACAGCGAATTGCTTAAACGACCGAAAGGTAGCATAAAAAATTTACTGCCTTTACTCAGATATTTAAGACCATACCGTATGCAAGTGGCAGGTGCTTTGCTTGCATTATTATTTGCCGCTTCAGCGGTTTTGGGGATGGGTAGCGGGCTGCGATATTTAGTTGATAACGGACTTAGTAAGGGTGATGTAGAGCTTTTGGACAGGTCATTTTTTATTCTGCTTGTTATTACATTTTTATTAGCTATAGCGTCTTATGCGAGATTTTTTCTGGTTTCATGGATAGGTGAGAAAGTAGTAGCTGACATTCGTAACGATGTTTATCGCCATTTAATATCTATGGATATGGAATATTTTGAGAAAGCCAGAACCGGAGAGCTGCTTTCACGGCTTACCACTGATACTACTTTGCTACAGGTAGTGATTGGTAGCTCTATATCAGTGGCCGCGCGTAATACTATACTATTTTTTGGTGGTTTTGTTTTACTTCTTATTACCAGTATAAAGCTTGCAGCGTATCTTTTGGTTATGGTTCCGGTAGTTGTTGTGCCAATTATCGTATTTGGCAGGAAAGTAAGATTTTTTGGGCATAAATCACAGGAGAAGGTGGCTAATATCAGCGCGCACGCTGAAGAGTCATTAAATTCCATCCGTACTATCCAGTCATTTACTCTTGAGGAATATGAGAAGGAGCGTTTCGCCGTCCTTGTTGGTGATACGTTGGATGCCGCGAGTAAGCGCATACGTAGTAGGTCGCTTCTTACCGCTATAGTTATTATGCTGGTTTTTGGAGCTATAGCCACCGTGTTATGGCTTGGTGGTCATGACGTTCTATCGGGAGATATGAGTGGTGGTCAGTTATCCGCTTTTGTTTTTTATTCGGTCATAGTAGCTGGCGCGGTTGGAGCTATCTCGGAAGTTATAGCTGATTTGCAGCGTGCCGCTGGCGCTGGTGAAAGATTGGTAGAATTGCTTAATATATCACCTTCTATAAATTTTTATGACAACAAAAGTGACAATGATTTATTACCGCTTAAAGAAGCTAATATAGAGTTTAGTGATGTAAAATTTTTCTATCCGACACGGACTGATAAACCGGCAATTAGTGATTTTTCGCTTGATGTAAAAGCTGGACAGACTATCGCGCTGGTAGGAGCGTCGGGAGCTGGTAAAAGCACAGTTTTTCAGCTTATGCTACGTTTTTATGATCCTAAGTCAGGAAAAATAAACTTAAATGGTCGGGATATACGTGATTTATCACTTAGAAATTTGCGTTCAATCATCGGGATAGTACCACAAGATCCTGTTATTTTTTCGGCAACGGCAAAAGATAATATTAAAATCGGCAATATCAACGCAAGTGATGAAGATGTAATAAAGGCTGCCCATATGGCACGCGCTATGGAGTTTTTAGAAAAATTGCCGGAAGGACTTAATAGTCATCTCGGTGAGAAGGGGATACGGCTTTCTGGCGGACAAAAACAGCGTATCGCTATAGCGCGTGCTATTGTTCGTAATCCTAAAATATTGTTGCTTGATGAGGCGACCAGTGCTCTTGACTCAGAAAATGAATATTATATACAGCAGGCTTTGGATGAGGTTATTAAGGAGCGTACAACTTTTGTTATCGCTCATCGTTTATCAACTATTATAAAGGCTGATAAAATAATTCTCATGAATGATGGTAAGATTGAGGCAACTGGGACTCATGATGAGTTGCTTAAGAAAAGTGAGCTATACGCGCGATTAGCTAGATTGCAGTTCAAAAGTGCCGCTTAG
- the cyaY gene encoding iron donor protein CyaY — MLDGEYQCLSAELLDNIAEKLEFLDGNGDLELEYYDGVITITLKSGKQILINKHSASQQIWFSSPINGGMRFSYNNDLSKWKLENGKELLTTLSAELEEIAGIEVELGEK, encoded by the coding sequence ATGCTTGATGGTGAATATCAATGTTTGTCAGCGGAATTACTGGATAATATAGCTGAAAAGCTTGAGTTTTTGGATGGTAACGGTGATCTTGAGCTGGAATATTATGATGGAGTGATAACCATCACCCTTAAATCGGGAAAGCAAATTCTTATTAATAAGCATTCGGCAAGTCAGCAAATATGGTTCTCATCGCCCATAAATGGCGGTATGCGTTTTTCATATAATAATGATTTAAGTAAGTGGAAGCTAGAAAATGGTAAAGAGCTTCTTACCACATTATCTGCTGAGCTTGAGGAAATCGCTGGTATAGAGGTTGAATTAGGTGAGAAATAG
- the phaZ gene encoding polyhydroxyalkanoate depolymerase yields the protein MIMLNENSHLYNLHEMHYAAITPINIMANASAILHSHPLSPLSYTGYSKHVAAASEVLGRMTQRYLKPEFGIKYTKINDKKVAIKEEVIAEKPFSRLLHFKKPDKYNQPKLLLVAPMSGHHATLLRGTVEAMLPFVDVYITDWTDARHIPTSCGSFHLEDYISYVMEFIKVIGRNTHLMAVCQPSVPVLVAASVMNETNDPFAPSSMTLIGGPIDTRANPTKVNESATQRPLAWFEQNVITRVPANYSGFMRRVYPGFLQLTGFMTLNLDRHITAHKDLYNHLVIGDGDSAKAHKKFYDEYLSVADLPAEFYLDSIEQVFQKQLLPKGEFEYKGEKIKPEKITKTALLTLEGELDDISGVGQTQAAQKLCSALPASMRKHHLQPGVGHYGIFNGSKFRKHIVPIIVDFIGKHNK from the coding sequence ATGATTATGCTTAACGAAAACAGCCACTTATATAATCTGCATGAAATGCATTACGCGGCGATCACTCCAATTAACATAATGGCAAACGCGAGCGCGATATTACATAGCCACCCGTTAAGCCCCTTATCTTATACTGGTTACAGCAAGCATGTAGCAGCCGCTTCTGAGGTTCTTGGTCGGATGACTCAACGTTATCTAAAACCTGAATTTGGTATTAAATACACCAAAATTAACGATAAAAAGGTCGCCATAAAAGAAGAGGTAATAGCGGAAAAACCTTTTTCCAGATTATTACACTTCAAAAAGCCAGATAAATATAATCAACCCAAACTATTGTTAGTAGCCCCTATGTCCGGTCATCACGCTACCTTACTGCGTGGTACGGTGGAGGCAATGCTACCATTCGTTGATGTATACATCACTGATTGGACGGACGCTCGCCATATACCAACATCTTGTGGTAGTTTTCATCTGGAAGATTATATCTCATATGTAATGGAGTTTATTAAAGTAATCGGAAGGAACACCCATCTTATGGCGGTTTGCCAACCGTCAGTTCCAGTGCTGGTCGCCGCCTCAGTGATGAATGAGACAAATGATCCTTTCGCTCCAAGCTCAATGACCCTAATTGGTGGACCTATTGATACCAGAGCAAACCCAACAAAAGTTAATGAGTCCGCCACTCAAAGACCACTGGCTTGGTTTGAGCAAAATGTAATAACCCGTGTTCCCGCTAATTACAGCGGCTTTATGCGCCGTGTCTATCCGGGATTCTTACAGCTTACTGGCTTTATGACCCTGAATCTTGATCGCCATATAACCGCCCATAAAGATCTGTATAATCATCTAGTAATTGGTGATGGTGACAGCGCTAAGGCTCATAAGAAATTTTATGATGAATATCTGTCGGTAGCGGATCTACCAGCTGAATTCTACCTTGACTCAATTGAGCAAGTATTCCAGAAGCAACTCCTGCCTAAGGGAGAGTTTGAGTATAAGGGCGAAAAAATAAAACCGGAAAAAATCACTAAAACCGCTCTTCTTACCCTAGAAGGAGAACTTGATGATATTTCTGGTGTCGGACAAACTCAAGCCGCGCAAAAATTATGCTCAGCGCTACCAGCGAGTATGCGTAAACATCACCTGCAACCGGGTGTTGGTCACTACGGTATCTTCAACGGCAGTAAATTCCGTAAGCATATCGTGCCAATAATCGTGGATTTCATCGGCAAACATAATAAATAG
- the carA gene encoding glutamine-hydrolyzing carbamoyl-phosphate synthase small subunit encodes MTKMRDSASRDACLLLADGTVFRGTAVGADKKTIGEICFNTGMVGYQETLTDPSFAGQIITFTFPHIGNVGCNNDDIEADKVFASGLVIRENITEPSNFRSENNLNDWLVKNDIAGICGVDTRALTRHIRKNGAQNAMIVSGQWSVISNQIEELQKELTQYPQMEGLDLAKTVTTKKPYEWTQEEWALTPQTSSPKPLSPIPNSYHVIAIDYGMKHNILRCLTSRGCKVTVVPAQTGAKEILAYKPDGIFLSNGPGDPAATSGYTASVLQELIASETPIFGICFGHQLLATALGGKTRKMTQGHRGANHPVKNHITGAVEITSQNHGFAVLADSMPDGVKITHTSLFDGSVEGLRVEGKPIFSVQYHPESSPGPHDSAYLFDNFINMMTDNR; translated from the coding sequence ATGACCAAAATGCGTGATTCCGCTAGCCGTGATGCTTGCCTACTTCTTGCCGACGGCACTGTATTTCGTGGTACAGCGGTTGGGGCTGATAAAAAAACCATTGGTGAGATTTGCTTTAATACCGGAATGGTCGGCTATCAAGAAACTCTAACCGATCCTTCATTCGCTGGACAAATTATAACTTTTACCTTCCCTCATATCGGTAATGTTGGCTGCAATAATGATGATATTGAGGCTGATAAAGTCTTCGCTAGCGGGTTGGTAATTCGCGAGAATATAACCGAGCCCTCAAATTTCCGCAGTGAGAATAATCTTAACGATTGGCTAGTAAAAAATGACATAGCCGGTATTTGCGGAGTGGATACTCGTGCCCTCACCCGTCATATTCGTAAGAACGGAGCGCAAAACGCGATGATTGTCAGTGGTCAGTGGTCAGTTATCAGTAATCAGATAGAAGAGTTGCAAAAAGAGCTAACACAATATCCACAAATGGAAGGTCTTGATTTAGCTAAAACAGTAACGACCAAAAAACCTTATGAATGGACACAAGAAGAATGGGCGCTAACTCCCCAAACCTCAAGCCCTAAACCTCTATCCCCAATCCCTAATTCCTATCATGTAATCGCTATAGATTATGGTATGAAACATAACATATTGCGCTGTCTTACCTCACGTGGCTGCAAAGTAACCGTTGTTCCAGCACAAACTGGCGCTAAGGAAATACTAGCGTACAAGCCAGATGGAATATTTCTTTCCAACGGACCGGGTGATCCAGCGGCGACTAGTGGCTACACCGCTTCGGTCTTACAAGAATTAATCGCCTCAGAAACACCGATATTTGGTATCTGTTTCGGGCATCAGCTACTCGCTACCGCTCTTGGCGGAAAAACGAGGAAAATGACGCAGGGGCATCGTGGAGCTAATCATCCAGTAAAAAACCATATTACCGGAGCGGTGGAGATTACCAGCCAGAATCATGGATTCGCGGTACTGGCGGATAGTATGCCTGATGGGGTAAAAATCACCCACACTTCATTATTTGACGGCAGCGTGGAGGGATTACGGGTGGAAGGAAAACCAATTTTCTCAGTACAATACCACCCTGAATCATCACCCGGACCACATGACAGTGCGTATTTATTTGATAATTTTATTAATATGATGACGGATAATAGGTAA
- a CDS encoding DUF2610 domain-containing protein, whose protein sequence is MASFTFPAVLLQNNKKSNGRIRMYCGEPNYYKSPIYYQRLWTHNFTKTYIPDKIVIDLHKLLNCSYKLNKSYEQLLIHALINKTDQKKAIKSKIDEISKETIVDLEQIRKLSKEIDTVEKSDSPEIKQIIEKPQTESKYSHFGISFSIRQEMLFIDNLCINIFNGKNLYSAQFYLISSLLILISRIKSSETKTGVEQYCDNLGEYLCYNTEKRFREITYRIACALDVYGYCLPINVVSYFNFFLILDKITMHKIITLSIAQLNEWVYRKYDKPAKYATDLLTKEMYKDIKDNVKNILEK, encoded by the coding sequence ATGGCAAGTTTTACTTTTCCGGCTGTTTTACTCCAGAACAACAAAAAAAGCAACGGCAGGATCCGCATGTATTGTGGAGAACCAAACTATTATAAATCTCCAATATATTATCAAAGACTATGGACTCACAATTTTACAAAAACATACATACCAGATAAAATTGTCATTGATCTTCACAAACTGCTTAACTGTTCGTATAAATTAAACAAGAGTTACGAACAACTGCTCATACATGCATTAATAAATAAGACCGATCAAAAGAAAGCCATAAAATCCAAAATTGATGAGATTTCAAAGGAAACAATAGTTGATCTTGAACAAATACGTAAGCTATCAAAAGAAATAGATACCGTAGAAAAATCTGATTCTCCTGAAATTAAACAAATAATAGAAAAACCGCAAACTGAAAGCAAATATTCGCATTTTGGAATTAGCTTTTCTATAAGACAAGAAATGTTATTTATTGATAATTTATGCATTAATATATTTAACGGTAAAAATCTCTATAGTGCGCAATTTTATCTTATTTCCTCTCTACTAATATTAATATCCAGAATTAAATCATCGGAAACAAAGACTGGCGTGGAACAGTACTGTGATAATTTAGGCGAGTATTTATGCTATAATACGGAGAAACGATTCAGGGAAATAACTTATAGAATAGCTTGCGCCTTAGATGTATACGGCTACTGTCTACCTATTAACGTGGTAAGCTATTTTAACTTTTTCCTCATACTAGATAAAATAACTATGCACAAAATAATAACCTTAAGCATCGCTCAGTTGAATGAATGGGTGTATCGGAAATATGATAAACCAGCAAAATATGCCACTGATCTTTTAACTAAAGAAATGTATAAGGATATAAAAGATAATGTTAAAAATATTCTGGAGAAATAA